GATTGATCGTGTCGAGGGGGAGACGAAAATCATCCGCCGCGGCTAGTCTCCCTGCAGCCAGCAGCAGGAATAACGGGAGTAAGAATGTGCGCATGCCCCGATTCTAACGCAGTTAAACTGCCGGGAGCAATCGTTTTTTCACGCAGATTTCTTGGTCAAAACCCAAATCCAGATCGGCAGAATCGGGTAAGCGAGCTTGTAGATGAACGTCGGCACCCGAAACGCCCAGCCGCTCTGCGCACGCAGGTCGTCGGCGGCGAACTTTTCCGGGTGCTTGAGGATCGGAATCGTGTAGTCGTGAAAAGTAAATTCGCGCAGCAGCTTCTTCAACTTGGGATAGGAGCGCAAGGTAACATCATAGTTGCCCTGGCGGCCGGCCAGCCGCATGTACCAGTTGGCAGCACGATTCGGCAACCACGAAAGAAACGGCAGCTTGTAGTGCCCCTCAACCAGCGTGAAGCGCGATCCCGCGCTCCAATAACAGAACCCGTTCGGCTTGAGCACGCGGCTGATTTCCCGCGCCAGCCCCGCCTGGTCATCCAGATGCTCGTAAACATGATTGCAGATCACGCAGTCGAACGACTCATCCGCAAACGGCAAGTGTGCGCCATCGCCGCAGATCCACTTGACATTGCGGCGATCGCAATTGGCCTTGCCGCGCTCGACCGCGACGTGGTCGATGTCCAACTCCACGACCTCGGCGAAGCTGTCGGCAAAGACCTCCGTCATGACGCCGGCGGCGCCGCCGACATCAAGCACTCTCAGCGTCGAGCCGTCATGGCCGGCAAAATCACGAATCACGGCCACAATCTTGAGCGCCTTTTGTACGCGCCCCGAGCGATCGTAGAGCTGGGGAAAGCGCTGGGAAAACGTGCCGTAGATTTCGTTCTGGCGCGTGATCTCAGTTGTCACCTTTTCTCCTGAGAAGCAACATCGTTGATAAACAAAAAAATGACGGCGCAACCTTGGCCAGCAGTCGTCCGAGCTTGTTCAGCATGTGCCCCCAGCGTGGCGGCACCAGCGGTTGATAGATCTCAGCTTCGAAGACATAGCCGGCCAGCTTTGCCAGTTCGCGCGCTTTGCGCGGCGAGAACAACTGAACGTGTTCGACCAGCGGTTTGCCGAAGCCCAGCCGCCGTACGATGTGAAACTCGTTCGGCACCGAGATCGCCAGGCGACCGTTCGGAAGCAATACCTTGTCGGCCTTGCGCAGGACCGCGAGCGGGTCCTCAATCTGTTGCAGCACCTCGAAGCATACGACCAGACTGAAGTGTCCTTCGAATTCGTCGCGCTCCAGATCGACGACTCTGGCGGAGTACCCGGCTTCCTTCATGGTGCGCACGGCTTCGGGCGAGATATCCCACCCCTCGACACGATACCCGGCGTTCTTGAAGTACTGCAACAATTCGCCCTGGCCCGCGCCGATGTCGAGCAGCGAATTGTAGCGGAAGCCGACCAAATCGTAAAGCCGGCGCGAACGCCATTCGGCACGCTGGGCAACACGGATGCGATCCTGTTGCTCCCAGTAGCGGTCGTAGTAGTGCTGCTTATCGGTGGTTGGCATTGACATATTCAATAAATGACCTCACTGCTTGCGCCGGGGCAAAGCGCTCCAACAGGTTTTTCGCCGCCGCCTTGATATCCAGATCGCTCACGATAACTCGCACCAGAGCGTCGTGAAGCGCCTTGACGGAACGTTTCTGTACTACGAAGCCCAATTTGTTATCGCGTACCAACGTGCCCAAGTCGCCGACATTTGTAACAATCATCGGCGTCGCCGTCTGCAAGGCTTCGCCGAATACCAGTGGAATTGAGTCAGAGTGCGTCGGAATGACCAAAGCTTTTGCCCGCTGCAGGTAATTGATGACTTCGATAGTCGGCGCCCGCCCGAGCAGATGCACCTTGCCGCGTAGACCCAGTCGGTCGATTTCGCGCTTCAATTTCGGCACCGCTGCCCCGTCGCCGATGTAGAGCAGACGATAGTCCCAAATATCCTGCTTCAGAAGCGAGAATGCCTTCACCAAATCGATCACGCCTTTGCTCTTTTCGATCCGCCCCAGGTAGAGAAAGTACTTCTCACGCGGGATCGGCAACATCTGGTAATTGAAAACGCGCAGGCTGGGCAAGAAATGGCAGTCGCGTCCGGAGAGACGTTTGACCTTTTCGGCCAATTCATCGCCATCGGCAAAGAGCGCGGTCGCGTGCCGCAGCGCCGCCTTGATCATCTTCCCCGCCACCGGTCGCTGTGCCCAGACGTTGATATCAGAGCCCAGGGACCAGACGGAATACGGGATG
The window above is part of the Candidatus Zixiibacteriota bacterium genome. Proteins encoded here:
- a CDS encoding glycosyltransferase; translation: MSQLPTQAAASRSEIAASIKKLLLITNRLPVSPDDPASPFVLDFVDALQDTGIAVTAYTSRIGEQTASLPFEVVRFDWGESQRTLSELPLYRVATWERVKAYFRSGQETLIEHLKSHKYDHILAMWALPSGWFAYKAHKVTGIPYSVWSLGSDINVWAQRPVAGKMIKAALRHATALFADGDELAEKVKRLSGRDCHFLPSLRVFNYQMLPIPREKYFLYLGRIEKSKGVIDLVKAFSLLKQDIWDYRLLYIGDGAAVPKLKREIDRLGLRGKVHLLGRAPTIEVINYLQRAKALVIPTHSDSIPLVFGEALQTATPMIVTNVGDLGTLVRDNKLGFVVQKRSVKALHDALVRVIVSDLDIKAAAKNLLERFAPAQAVRSFIEYVNANHR
- a CDS encoding class I SAM-dependent methyltransferase, which translates into the protein MTTEITRQNEIYGTFSQRFPQLYDRSGRVQKALKIVAVIRDFAGHDGSTLRVLDVGGAAGVMTEVFADSFAEVVELDIDHVAVERGKANCDRRNVKWICGDGAHLPFADESFDCVICNHVYEHLDDQAGLAREISRVLKPNGFCYWSAGSRFTLVEGHYKLPFLSWLPNRAANWYMRLAGRQGNYDVTLRSYPKLKKLLREFTFHDYTIPILKHPEKFAADDLRAQSGWAFRVPTFIYKLAYPILPIWIWVLTKKSA
- a CDS encoding class I SAM-dependent methyltransferase, which gives rise to MPTTDKQHYYDRYWEQQDRIRVAQRAEWRSRRLYDLVGFRYNSLLDIGAGQGELLQYFKNAGYRVEGWDISPEAVRTMKEAGYSARVVDLERDEFEGHFSLVVCFEVLQQIEDPLAVLRKADKVLLPNGRLAISVPNEFHIVRRLGFGKPLVEHVQLFSPRKARELAKLAGYVFEAEIYQPLVPPRWGHMLNKLGRLLAKVAPSFFCLSTMLLLRRKGDN